Below is a genomic region from Mucilaginibacter auburnensis.
GCGTATCCTGAAAGTCGTTAACGGGTATATATGCAATAAGGGTGAACAGAAAGATAATTGCCGGGAATAAAGCCAGCATAAAGCTGTAAGCTAATGCAGATGCGCGGTTTAAAAGCGACTCCTCTAAAAACTCATTAACCAGCGATACCAGTACAACATATACAGATATGCCGCCAAACCATTTAGGTGTTAGTTCTTTAAGGTACTTAACAAAGCGCCTGTAAAACTCAGCATGTCGTAATAGCAAACGGTGTACCCATCTCATTACTGCTAATTTAATTAAAAAAAGGCTTCAGCTTATTTAAAAAGTCGCGGGGGGGCAGGCATGGGCGCATGGTTTCCTTTTTAACAAAGCAAAGTAAGGTTTCACCCTGATGTATAAGTTCCAGCTTTTCGTTAAATAACTCGTAATTAAAATGGATAGTAGCTCCGGGCATCTTATCTATAATAACGCGTATAGTTATTTCCTCATCATACAATGCCGGTTTAAGGTATTTACAATGCATCTCCATAACGGGCATCATAATGCCTGATGCTTCCATGCCTGCATAGGTTAACCCCATACTGCGCAGCATTTCTACACGGCCCACCTCAAAAAACTCGGCGTAGTTGCCGTAGTACATGTATCCCATCTGATCTGTTTCGCCGTAGCGTACACGTATTTTAGTAGAATGCTCAAACATTATTTTTTGATGTTACGCTCGTTAAGCGCCTGTTGAAACTTACGCG
It encodes:
- a CDS encoding acyl-CoA thioesterase, coding for MFEHSTKIRVRYGETDQMGYMYYGNYAEFFEVGRVEMLRSMGLTYAGMEASGIMMPVMEMHCKYLKPALYDEEITIRVIIDKMPGATIHFNYELFNEKLELIHQGETLLCFVKKETMRPCLPPRDFLNKLKPFFN